A single window of Kitasatospora sp. HUAS MG31 DNA harbors:
- a CDS encoding type I polyketide synthase, with product MANEDQLREYLKRAVADTRKAHRRLKDLEDERHEPIAIIGMACRFPGGVNSPEDLWRLLVEETDAISEFPTDRGWDLDGVYDPDPGSAGTSYTRHGGFLDGAAGFDAGFFGISPNEALAMDPQQRLLMETGWEAVERAGIDPLSLAGSRTGVFVGTTSQLYGTASDIPDGVDLYLGTGTTASVTSGRIAYNFGLEGPAVSVDTACSSSLVALHWAAQSLRQGECTMALAGGVTVMSNPGMFVLFSQQKGLAADGRCKAFAGAADGTAWSEGVGLVLLERLSDAQRGGHRVLGVIRGSASNQDGASNGMTAPNGPSQQRVIRRALADARLTPAEVDMVEAHGTGTTLGDPIEAQALLATYGQDRELPLLLGSVKSNIGHTQCAAGVAGVIKTVLAMQHGLLPRTLHVDEPTPHVDWTAGSVDLLTEARPWPESGHPRRAGVSSFGVSGTNAHVIIEEAPAVEAVADGAPAEEPTAAALGPVPLLFSAKSPEALRAQAARLRDRLAADPGLSPVDLAHSLAATRSAFAHRALAVGSTSAELSDALGDFTSGAADVTGRVAFVFPGQGSQWVGMAVELMESEPVFAARIIECAEALAEFTDWNLLDVLRGTEGAPGYDRVDVVQPALWAVMVSLAALWRSYGVEPAAVIGHSQGEIAAATVAGALSLQDGARVVALRSKAITAIAGLGGMLSVARPADRIDLAPWQGRISVAAVNGPSATVVAGDADALDELQAALDAEGVRARRVPVDYASHSAHVERIHEELLTVLAGVRPRRPEVPFWSTVDSAWVETAELDAGYWYRNLRRPVQLETAVRTLLAEGYTALVEVSAHPVLTLGLQEILDDSTAPTVLTGTLRREEGGLARFLASAGELAVRGVPVDFSARLAGGRTVDLPTYPFQHERYWLEPSSGAGDVAAAGLGATGHPLLGAALPLAEGDGTVLTGLLSLRTHPWLADHAVSGTVLVPGTAFVELAVRAGDEVGYGLVEDLTIEVPLVLPERGGIALQVAVGAADGAGLRPVAVYGRPQDAPQDEPWTRHAGGLLAADGAEPPAPVGSWPPAGAEELSLDGFYPRLAEAGYGYGPVFQGLARAWRLGEEVCTEVRLPRQAHADAARFGLHPALMDAALHGMGLARRQDAVEGTGLPFAWNGVRLHAAGATALRVRVSPAGPGAVTLALYDETGAPVASVESLAVRAISAEQLRAARGGQRDALFQVDWAGVPAAGDAPGGVWAALGAVPAVPGIRLDRLDTLAAASTAPEVLLLAAPSAGTGSPAEIHRAAAELLSLLQEFLTEERYGGTRLAVLTEGAVAAAPGDTVPGLAHAPAWGLLRSAQAENPGRIVLVDLDEAASAAALPAALAFGEPLLAVRDGALLAPRLARAVPSGAARPLDPDGTVLITGGTGTLGALVARHLVTEHGVRHLLLTSRSGPDAPGASALTTELAALGATVTVAACDTADRAALADLLAGIPAAHPLTGVLHAAGVLDDAVIETLTPEALTRVLRPKLDAAAHLHELTADADLAAFVLFSSAAATFTSPGQGNYAAANAYLDSLAAHRRAAGRPAQSLAWGLWAQPSGMTGHLDEAELERMRQGGMVALTELDGLALLDAALAVPAALVVPAALDLAVLRRQSPVPHLLRGLVRPSGRRAARSRSAGDGAELAQQLAALGEADRRRAALDLVRAQVAGVLGHASAEAVDPELPFSKLGFDSVTAVELRNRLYQASGLRLPATVIFDYPTAAALAQRLCALLLPEAAPEELAAAEQAAAEEARAAEIDGMDIADLVELALGTSVDPAGV from the coding sequence ATGGCCAACGAAGACCAGCTTCGCGAGTACCTCAAGCGGGCGGTGGCCGACACCCGGAAGGCCCACCGGCGGCTCAAGGACCTCGAGGACGAGCGCCACGAGCCGATCGCGATCATCGGCATGGCGTGCCGCTTCCCCGGCGGGGTGAACAGCCCGGAGGACCTGTGGCGGCTCCTGGTCGAGGAGACCGACGCGATCTCCGAGTTCCCGACCGACCGCGGCTGGGACCTGGACGGCGTGTACGACCCGGACCCGGGCAGCGCGGGCACCAGCTACACCCGCCACGGCGGGTTCCTGGACGGCGCGGCCGGCTTCGACGCCGGCTTCTTCGGGATCAGCCCGAACGAGGCGCTGGCGATGGACCCGCAGCAGCGGCTGCTGATGGAGACCGGCTGGGAGGCCGTCGAGCGCGCGGGCATCGACCCGCTGTCGCTGGCCGGCAGCCGGACCGGCGTGTTCGTCGGCACCACCTCACAGCTGTACGGCACGGCCTCGGACATCCCCGACGGCGTGGACCTGTACCTGGGCACCGGCACCACCGCGAGCGTCACCTCAGGCCGGATCGCCTACAACTTCGGCCTGGAGGGCCCGGCGGTGTCGGTGGACACGGCCTGCTCCTCCTCGCTGGTGGCCCTGCACTGGGCGGCCCAGTCGCTGCGCCAGGGCGAGTGCACCATGGCGCTGGCCGGCGGCGTGACGGTGATGTCCAACCCGGGCATGTTCGTGCTCTTCAGCCAGCAGAAGGGGCTGGCGGCGGACGGCCGCTGCAAGGCCTTCGCGGGCGCAGCGGACGGCACCGCCTGGAGCGAGGGCGTCGGCCTGGTGCTGCTGGAGCGGCTCTCCGACGCACAGCGAGGCGGCCACCGGGTGCTCGGGGTGATCCGCGGCAGCGCCAGCAACCAGGACGGCGCCAGCAACGGCATGACCGCCCCCAACGGCCCCTCGCAGCAGCGGGTGATCCGGCGCGCCCTGGCGGACGCCCGGCTGACCCCGGCCGAGGTGGACATGGTGGAGGCGCACGGCACCGGCACCACCCTCGGCGACCCGATCGAGGCCCAGGCACTGCTGGCCACCTACGGCCAGGACCGTGAACTCCCGCTGCTGCTGGGCTCGGTGAAGTCCAACATCGGTCACACCCAGTGCGCCGCCGGCGTGGCCGGGGTGATCAAGACGGTGCTGGCCATGCAGCACGGCCTGCTGCCGCGCACCCTGCACGTGGACGAGCCCACCCCGCACGTGGACTGGACGGCCGGGTCGGTGGACCTGCTCACCGAGGCCCGGCCGTGGCCGGAGAGCGGCCACCCGCGCCGGGCCGGCGTCTCCTCCTTCGGCGTCAGCGGCACCAACGCCCACGTCATCATCGAGGAGGCCCCCGCCGTCGAGGCCGTGGCCGACGGGGCCCCGGCCGAGGAGCCCACCGCCGCCGCCTTGGGCCCGGTGCCGCTGCTGTTCTCCGCCAAGAGCCCCGAAGCGCTGCGGGCGCAGGCCGCCCGGCTGCGCGACCGGCTGGCCGCCGACCCCGGCCTCTCCCCGGTGGACCTGGCGCACTCGCTGGCCGCCACCCGCTCCGCCTTCGCCCACCGCGCACTGGCCGTCGGCTCAACCTCCGCCGAACTCTCCGACGCCCTGGGCGACTTCACCTCCGGCGCGGCGGACGTGACCGGCCGGGTGGCCTTCGTCTTCCCCGGACAGGGCTCGCAGTGGGTGGGCATGGCCGTCGAACTCATGGAATCCGAGCCGGTGTTCGCCGCCCGCATCATCGAATGCGCGGAGGCACTCGCCGAATTCACCGACTGGAACCTCCTCGACGTCCTGCGCGGCACCGAAGGCGCCCCCGGCTACGACCGCGTCGACGTCGTCCAACCCGCCCTCTGGGCCGTCATGGTGTCCCTCGCGGCCCTCTGGCGCTCCTACGGCGTCGAACCCGCCGCCGTGATCGGCCACTCCCAGGGCGAGATCGCCGCCGCCACCGTCGCCGGCGCCCTCTCCCTCCAGGACGGCGCCCGCGTCGTCGCCCTCCGCTCGAAGGCCATCACCGCCATCGCCGGCCTGGGCGGGATGCTCTCGGTGGCCCGCCCGGCCGACCGGATCGACCTCGCGCCCTGGCAGGGCCGGATCTCGGTGGCCGCGGTCAACGGCCCGTCCGCCACCGTGGTCGCCGGCGACGCCGACGCCCTGGACGAGCTCCAGGCCGCCCTGGACGCCGAGGGCGTGCGCGCCCGCCGCGTCCCGGTGGACTACGCCTCGCACTCCGCCCACGTGGAGCGGATCCACGAGGAGCTGCTCACCGTGCTGGCCGGGGTCCGGCCGCGCCGCCCGGAGGTGCCGTTCTGGTCCACCGTGGACAGCGCCTGGGTCGAGACCGCCGAGCTGGACGCCGGGTACTGGTACCGCAACCTGCGCCGCCCGGTGCAGTTGGAGACCGCCGTCCGCACTCTGCTCGCCGAGGGGTACACGGCCCTGGTCGAGGTCAGCGCCCACCCGGTGCTCACCCTCGGGCTGCAGGAGATCCTGGACGATTCCACCGCCCCGACCGTGCTGACCGGCACGCTCCGCCGCGAGGAGGGCGGCCTGGCCCGGTTCCTCGCCTCGGCCGGCGAACTGGCCGTCCGCGGCGTCCCGGTGGACTTCTCCGCCCGGCTGGCCGGCGGCCGGACCGTCGACCTGCCCACCTACCCGTTCCAGCACGAGCGGTACTGGCTGGAGCCCTCCTCGGGCGCCGGGGACGTGGCCGCCGCCGGTCTCGGCGCCACCGGGCACCCGCTGCTGGGCGCGGCCCTGCCGCTGGCCGAGGGCGACGGCACGGTGCTCACCGGCCTGCTGTCGCTGCGCACCCACCCCTGGCTGGCCGACCACGCGGTCTCCGGCACCGTGCTGGTGCCCGGCACCGCCTTCGTGGAACTGGCCGTCCGGGCCGGCGACGAGGTCGGGTACGGCCTGGTCGAGGACCTCACCATCGAGGTCCCGCTGGTCCTCCCCGAGCGCGGCGGCATCGCCCTGCAGGTGGCGGTCGGCGCCGCCGACGGCGCGGGCCTGCGCCCGGTGGCCGTGTACGGGCGTCCCCAGGACGCCCCGCAGGACGAGCCGTGGACCCGGCACGCCGGCGGCCTGCTCGCCGCGGACGGGGCCGAGCCGCCCGCCCCGGTGGGCAGTTGGCCCCCGGCGGGTGCCGAGGAGCTGTCGCTGGACGGCTTCTACCCCCGCCTGGCGGAGGCCGGGTACGGCTACGGCCCGGTGTTCCAGGGCCTCGCCCGGGCCTGGCGGCTCGGCGAGGAGGTCTGCACCGAGGTGCGGCTGCCCCGGCAGGCGCACGCCGACGCGGCCCGGTTCGGGCTGCACCCCGCGCTGATGGACGCCGCGCTGCACGGCATGGGCCTGGCCCGCCGGCAGGACGCGGTGGAGGGCACCGGACTGCCGTTCGCCTGGAACGGGGTCCGGCTGCACGCGGCCGGCGCCACGGCGCTGCGGGTCCGCGTCTCCCCCGCGGGCCCGGGCGCCGTGACGCTGGCGCTGTACGACGAGACCGGCGCGCCGGTCGCCTCGGTGGAGTCGCTGGCCGTCCGGGCCATCTCCGCCGAGCAGCTGCGGGCCGCCCGCGGCGGGCAGCGGGACGCGCTGTTCCAGGTCGACTGGGCCGGGGTGCCGGCGGCCGGGGACGCCCCGGGCGGGGTCTGGGCGGCGCTCGGCGCCGTCCCGGCGGTGCCCGGGATCCGGCTCGACCGCCTGGACACCCTCGCCGCCGCGTCCACCGCCCCCGAGGTCCTGCTGCTGGCCGCGCCGTCGGCCGGCACCGGATCGCCCGCGGAGATCCACCGGGCCGCCGCCGAACTGCTCTCCCTGCTCCAGGAGTTCCTCACCGAGGAGCGGTACGGCGGGACCCGGCTCGCGGTCCTGACCGAGGGCGCGGTCGCCGCCGCCCCCGGCGACACCGTGCCCGGCCTGGCGCACGCCCCGGCGTGGGGCCTGCTCCGCTCCGCCCAGGCCGAGAACCCCGGCCGTATCGTCCTGGTCGACCTGGACGAGGCCGCCTCCGCGGCCGCCCTGCCGGCCGCCCTGGCCTTCGGGGAGCCGCTGCTGGCCGTCCGCGACGGCGCGCTGCTGGCACCGCGGCTGGCCCGGGCCGTCCCGTCCGGCGCCGCCCGCCCGCTGGACCCGGACGGCACCGTCCTGATCACCGGCGGCACCGGCACCCTGGGCGCCCTGGTGGCCCGCCACCTCGTCACCGAGCACGGCGTACGGCACCTGCTGCTCACCAGCCGCAGCGGCCCCGACGCCCCCGGCGCCAGCGCGCTCACCACCGAACTCGCCGCCCTCGGCGCCACGGTGACCGTCGCCGCCTGCGACACCGCCGACCGCGCCGCCCTCGCCGACCTGCTGGCCGGCATCCCGGCCGCACACCCGCTCACCGGCGTGCTGCACGCGGCCGGCGTCCTGGACGACGCGGTGATCGAGACCCTCACCCCCGAGGCACTGACCCGGGTGCTGCGGCCCAAGCTCGACGCCGCCGCCCACCTGCACGAGCTCACCGCCGACGCGGACCTGGCGGCCTTCGTCCTGTTCTCCTCGGCCGCGGCCACCTTCACCAGCCCCGGCCAGGGCAACTACGCCGCCGCCAACGCCTACCTGGACTCCCTGGCGGCCCACCGCCGGGCCGCCGGACGGCCCGCGCAGTCGCTGGCCTGGGGCCTGTGGGCGCAGCCCTCGGGCATGACCGGCCACCTCGACGAGGCCGAGCTGGAGCGGATGCGCCAGGGCGGCATGGTCGCCCTCACCGAGCTGGACGGCCTCGCCCTGCTGGACGCGGCCCTCGCCGTCCCCGCCGCCCTGGTGGTGCCGGCCGCGCTGGACCTGGCGGTGCTCCGCCGGCAGTCCCCCGTCCCGCACCTGCTGCGCGGCCTGGTCCGCCCGTCCGGCCGCCGGGCCGCCCGGAGCCGGTCCGCCGGCGACGGCGCCGAGCTGGCTCAGCAGCTCGCCGCACTCGGCGAGGCCGACCGCCGCCGGGCCGCGCTCGACCTGGTCCGCGCCCAGGTCGCCGGGGTGCTCGGACACGCCTCCGCCGAGGCCGTCGACCCCGAACTGCCGTTCAGCAAGCTCGGGTTCGACTCGGTGACCGCGGTCGAGCTGCGCAACCGGCTGTACCAGGCCAGTGGCCTGCGCCTCCCCGCGACCGTGATCTTCGACTACCCGACCGCCGCCGCCCTGGCCCAGCGGCTCTGCGCCCTGCTGCTGCCCGAGGCCGCCCCCGAGGAGCTCGCCGCGGCCGAGCAGGCCGCCGCCGAGGAGGCCCGCGCGGCCGAGATCGACGGCATGGACATCGCCGACCTGGTCGAACTCGCGCTGGGCACCTCGGTGGACCCCGCAGGCGTCTGA